One genomic window of Camelina sativa cultivar DH55 chromosome 5, Cs, whole genome shotgun sequence includes the following:
- the LOC104786577 gene encoding tropinone reductase homolog At2g30670-like: MDKRWSLEGMTALVTGGASGIGHAIVEELASFGARIHVCDISETLLNQSLSEWENKGFQVNGSICDVSSHSEREILMQTVSKLFDGKLNILVNNVGVTCPKPTIEYVADDFSFHISTNLESAYHLSQLSHPLLKASEYGSIIFISSVGGVVSMECGSIYSLTKGALNQLAKALACEWARDGIRTNSVAPNFIYTAMSQPALEDAGYKNSLFSRTPLGRAGEPKEVASLVAFLCLPAASYITGQIICVDGGLTVNGFSYKPHA; the protein is encoded by the exons ATGGATAAAAGATGGAGTCTTGAAGGTATGACAGCTCTTGTAACTGGTGGAGCCAGCGGAATCGG GCATGCTATAGTAGAGGAGCTAGCTAGTTTTGGAGCCAGAATCCATGTATGCGATATATCTGAAACACTGCTCAATCAAAGTTTAAGCGAATGGGAAAATAAAGGTTTTCAAGTGAATGGTTCAATCTGTGATGTATCCTCTCACTCCGAGAGGGAAATACTTATGCAAACCGTCTCAAAGTTGTTTGATGGCAAGCTGAACATTCTT GTGAACAACGTTGGTGTAACTTGTCCAAAGCCAACAATAGAATATGTGGCAGACGATTTCTCGTTCCATATTTCAACAAACCTGGAATCTGCTTATCATCTTAGCCAACTTTCACATCCTCTCCTTAAAGCTTCTGAATATGGAAGTATCATCTTTATTTCTTCTGTTGGAGGAGTTGTATCAATGGAGTGCGGATCCATCTATAGTTTAACGAAAG GAGCTTTGAATCAACTCGCAAAAGCTTTGGCGTGTGAATGGGCAAGAGATGGCATACGAACGAACTCTGTTGCTCCTAATTTTATCTATACTGCAATGTCTCAACCT GCTTTGGAAGACGCCGGTTACAAGAACAGTTTGTTTAGTAGAACTCCACTTGGTCGCGCTGGAGAGCCAAAAGAGGTTGCATCACTTGTGGCATTTCTGTGTCTACCTGCAGCTTCATACATTACTGGTCAAATCATCTGTGTGGACGGAGGTCTCACTGTCAATGGTTTCTCCTATAAGCCACATGCTTAA
- the LOC104786578 gene encoding tropinone reductase homolog At2g30670-like encodes MSSLSERQPKMDQRWSLQGMNALVTGGGSGIGHAIVEELAALGAKIYVCDISGKLLNQSLSEWEKKGFQVSGSICDVSSHSKRETLMQTVSKMFDGKLNILVNNVGVVLTKPTIEYVADDFSFHMTTNLESAFHLSQLSHPLLKASKFGSIIFISSVGGVVSMECGSIYSLTKGALNQLAKTLACEWARDGIRTNSVAPNFIHTAMAESFFEDAGYEKSLVSRTPLGRAGEPKEVASLVAFLCLPAASYITGQTICVDGGLTVNGFSYKPLA; translated from the exons ATGTCTTCACTCTCCGAAAG GCAACCAAAAATGGATCAAAGATGGAGTCTTCAAGGAATGAATGCTCTTGTAACTGGTGGAGGCAGTGGAATTGG GCATGCAATAGTAGAGGAGCTAGCTGCACTTGGAGCTAAAATCTATGTATGCGATATATCTGGAAAACTCCTCAATCAAAGTTTAAGTGAATGGGAAAAGAAAGGGTTTCAAGTGAGCGGTTCAATCTGTGATGTATCCTCTCATTCCAAAAGGGAAACTCTGATGCAAACCGTCTCAAAGATGTTTGATGGCAAGCTGAACATTCTT GTGAACAACGTTGGCGTAGTTCTTACAAAGCCAACAATCGAATATGTGGCAGATGATTTCTCCTTCCATATGACGACAAACTTGGAATCTGCTTTTCATCTTAGCCAACTTTCACATCCTCTCCTTAAAGCTTCTAAATTTGGAAGCATCATCTTTATTTCCTCTGTTGGAGGGGTTGTATCAATGGAATGTGGATCCATATATAGTTTAACGAAAG GAGCTTTGAATCAACTAGCAAAAACTTTGGCATGTGAATGGGCAAGAGATGGCATAAGAACTAATTCTGTTGCTCCTAATTTTATCCACACTGCTATGGCTGAATCA TTTTTTGAAGACGCCGGTTACGAGAAGAGTTTAGTTAGTAGAACTCCACTTGGTCGCGCTGGAGAGCCTAAAGAGGTTGCATCACTTGTGGCTTTTCTGTGTCTACCTGCAGCGTCGTATATTACTGGACAGACCATTTGTGTAGATGGAGGTCTCACAGTCAATGGTTTCTCCTATAAGCCACTTGCTTGA